A genome region from Euphorbia lathyris chromosome 4, ddEupLath1.1, whole genome shotgun sequence includes the following:
- the LOC136227607 gene encoding uncharacterized protein isoform X1 yields MAICLGGFTIAFAKGWLMAFVMLSTIPLLVIAAATASILVSRMATRGQSAYAEATTFVEQAISYIRTVAAFTGDKRAISTYNKFLQTAYLSGVHEDVASGIGLGVLMLVVFSSYCHDPPKIIQGKARAKCPKGQEKRSRGKMVILLFIGMMWDIPVDTENIEPIVCAVVHKAVGQWARAYRGPIWPREDPPYSVPYTNLGHTIGGHCHAPHTTSFPKVCLEGSKCFHILYVVPWEHYGALCFGECGKY; encoded by the exons ATGGCAATATGCCTTGGGGGTTTTACAATAGCTTTTGCCAAAGGATGGTTGATGGCATTTGTCATGTTATCTACTATTCCCCTACTAGTAATAGCTGCTGCAACTGCATCCATTTTGGTATCAAGAATGGCAACTCGTGGACAAAGTGCTTATGCTGAGGCAACTACTTTTGTTGAGCAGGCAATTAGCTATATTAGAACT GTTGCTGCATTTACTGGAGACAAGAGAGCCATTAGTACTTACAACAAGTTTCTCCAAACTGCTTACCTATCAGGTGTTCATGAAGATGTAGCTTCAGGAATAGGCCTTGGTGTACTTATGTTAGTCGTGTTCAGTAGCTATTGTCACGACCCGCCTAAAATCATCCAAGGGAAGGCCCGAGCCAAATGCCCAAAGGGCCAAGAGAAGCGGTCCAGGGGCAAAATGGTCATTTTACTGTTCATCGGGATGATGTGGGACATACCGGTGGACACCGAGAACATCGAGCCAATCGTATGTGCAGTTGTGCACAAGGCAGTTGGGCAGTGGGCCCGTGCCTACCGGGGGCCAATTTGGCCAAGAGAAGATCCCCCCTATAGTGTGCCTTATACCAACTTGGGTCACACTATCGGTGGACATTGCCATGCTCCACACACCACAAGTTTTCCAAAGGTGTGTCTAGAGGGTTCCAAATGCTTCCATATTTTATATGTGGTTCCTTGGGAACATTATGGAGCATTGTGCTTTGGGGAGTGCGGGAAATATTAA
- the LOC136227607 gene encoding uncharacterized protein isoform X2, whose protein sequence is MAICLGGFTIAFAKGWLMAFVMLSTIPLLVIAAATASILVSRMATRGQSAYAEATTFVEQVAAFTGDKRAISTYNKFLQTAYLSGVHEDVASGIGLGVLMLVVFSSYCHDPPKIIQGKARAKCPKGQEKRSRGKMVILLFIGMMWDIPVDTENIEPIVCAVVHKAVGQWARAYRGPIWPREDPPYSVPYTNLGHTIGGHCHAPHTTSFPKVCLEGSKCFHILYVVPWEHYGALCFGECGKY, encoded by the exons ATGGCAATATGCCTTGGGGGTTTTACAATAGCTTTTGCCAAAGGATGGTTGATGGCATTTGTCATGTTATCTACTATTCCCCTACTAGTAATAGCTGCTGCAACTGCATCCATTTTGGTATCAAGAATGGCAACTCGTGGACAAAGTGCTTATGCTGAGGCAACTACTTTTGTTGAGCAG GTTGCTGCATTTACTGGAGACAAGAGAGCCATTAGTACTTACAACAAGTTTCTCCAAACTGCTTACCTATCAGGTGTTCATGAAGATGTAGCTTCAGGAATAGGCCTTGGTGTACTTATGTTAGTCGTGTTCAGTAGCTATTGTCACGACCCGCCTAAAATCATCCAAGGGAAGGCCCGAGCCAAATGCCCAAAGGGCCAAGAGAAGCGGTCCAGGGGCAAAATGGTCATTTTACTGTTCATCGGGATGATGTGGGACATACCGGTGGACACCGAGAACATCGAGCCAATCGTATGTGCAGTTGTGCACAAGGCAGTTGGGCAGTGGGCCCGTGCCTACCGGGGGCCAATTTGGCCAAGAGAAGATCCCCCCTATAGTGTGCCTTATACCAACTTGGGTCACACTATCGGTGGACATTGCCATGCTCCACACACCACAAGTTTTCCAAAGGTGTGTCTAGAGGGTTCCAAATGCTTCCATATTTTATATGTGGTTCCTTGGGAACATTATGGAGCATTGTGCTTTGGGGAGTGCGGGAAATATTAA